Proteins co-encoded in one Bacillus sp. FSL H8-0547 genomic window:
- a CDS encoding type 2 lanthipeptide synthetase LanM family protein — protein MLTQSKGANEWKKACYLNERLQSGNEKGCGPDRYGKWMEAGGFNESSLMLKLAPINLDSQMFKQLLSEKDEPSLNGEPKWISKLEQILQGDWNEEIGSNEVNYEIYQNSFFPFFIPFLQYAKARLIAGLDELESSVGAEESLFGKTLLPSMLQTLHKHLQMLSVRTLISELHIAKWGDELNGDTPEDRYRHFEAALGDSARRRELLEIYPVLGRLLTEAVIRSLTVNLEALNRFTKDLPAIRKAFNHGKDKLAAMHADAGDSHKDGRTVMIFEFESGFKLVYKPRSMDLDRHFNQFLSWVEERGYSLPLKAPLLLDRSGYGWQEYIAYRECLTEEELKRFYYRQGGYIALLYFFRSSDFHFENIIASGEFPVLIDLETLFSNHLDLFKESKVLTNTSIELHESVFGSLMLPVRFSRDMPIDLDMSALGGEGGQESRKITTWGITGFGTDNMQLVQYPVIMEGRQNLPLKDGKKASATDYMHDISSGFQEMYELFMANRLELLSDTGPIAVFREDHVRHVIRPTRNYTRFLTASTHPDFLQNGLDREQLFDHFWLATKRVDKFADFIRFECEDLLNQDVPYFSFQFGGTSLFDSRGSEIESFYSQSGMDLVFDRVKNLSENDCSKQMRYIRMSVMTLLKKPESHKPMGTVYLNEGYPVQQAAEFLKAAAEIGDELVQTAFYDQENHEAVWIGLSLDQHGGLICSPLGPGLYDGTLGIILFLAQLSEETGNPVYRQYAEAGLAGVTKTISESAEPLSISAYHGYSSVQYTLASLGVIWKDQGLIDRASSYHTKIKELAEKNETADFLGGTAGALLVALQLYRLTSQKEALDTAEHLAECLAPHVKEKLEKGMWTGLSHGASGYAWPLLELFKETGNRTYYELAESLIDFEQAHFLPSEQNWKDLRGQDGKTQPVFWCHGAPGIGLARKKMLEGLEGGTLHEKLSKDLTAAINKTRSAGFGVSHSLCHGDFGNLDILLSAAGGDVSEWRKIGKSSLDFGKQAGWSYGLHEKAELLGLMLGLAGIGYGLLRLWNPLLPSVLALEWPDRKVM, from the coding sequence ATGCTGACTCAATCTAAAGGTGCAAATGAATGGAAAAAAGCATGCTATTTGAATGAAAGGCTTCAATCAGGCAATGAAAAAGGATGCGGGCCGGACCGATACGGCAAATGGATGGAGGCAGGCGGGTTTAACGAATCTTCGCTCATGCTGAAATTAGCTCCAATAAATCTAGATAGCCAAATGTTTAAACAGCTATTATCAGAGAAGGATGAACCGTCTCTTAACGGGGAACCAAAATGGATCAGCAAGCTGGAACAAATATTGCAAGGTGATTGGAACGAAGAGATTGGCAGCAATGAAGTAAATTATGAAATCTATCAAAACAGTTTTTTTCCATTCTTTATCCCTTTCCTGCAATATGCGAAAGCGAGACTTATAGCTGGATTGGACGAGCTTGAATCCTCTGTGGGTGCAGAAGAGTCCCTTTTTGGCAAAACACTGCTTCCCTCTATGCTCCAAACCCTCCATAAGCATCTGCAAATGCTCTCCGTACGAACGCTGATCTCTGAACTTCATATTGCTAAATGGGGAGATGAATTGAACGGCGATACACCCGAGGACAGGTATCGTCATTTTGAAGCCGCTCTTGGTGATTCTGCCAGACGAAGAGAATTGCTTGAAATCTATCCTGTATTAGGCCGTCTGCTGACAGAGGCGGTCATTAGAAGCCTGACGGTGAATCTTGAAGCATTGAACCGTTTTACCAAGGATCTGCCTGCTATCCGCAAGGCCTTCAATCACGGTAAGGACAAGCTTGCTGCAATGCATGCTGATGCGGGTGATTCTCATAAGGATGGAAGGACTGTCATGATTTTTGAGTTTGAGTCCGGATTTAAGCTGGTCTATAAGCCGCGATCCATGGATTTGGACCGTCATTTTAACCAGTTCTTATCATGGGTTGAGGAGAGAGGCTATTCGCTGCCCTTAAAGGCGCCGCTCCTTCTCGACAGAAGCGGGTACGGATGGCAGGAATACATAGCATACAGAGAATGTCTGACAGAGGAGGAGCTGAAACGCTTTTATTACAGACAAGGCGGCTATATTGCACTGCTCTATTTTTTCCGTTCATCAGACTTTCATTTTGAAAATATCATTGCAAGCGGAGAATTTCCTGTACTGATTGATTTAGAAACGCTCTTCAGCAATCACCTTGATCTCTTTAAGGAAAGCAAGGTTCTTACCAATACATCGATTGAACTTCATGAATCGGTATTTGGATCACTAATGCTTCCAGTCCGTTTCTCAAGGGATATGCCGATTGATTTGGATATGAGTGCACTCGGAGGAGAAGGAGGCCAGGAATCCCGGAAGATTACGACGTGGGGAATTACAGGTTTTGGGACAGATAATATGCAGCTGGTGCAGTATCCGGTCATTATGGAAGGGCGTCAGAATTTGCCGCTTAAAGATGGCAAAAAGGCAAGTGCTACGGACTACATGCATGATATCAGCAGCGGTTTTCAGGAAATGTACGAACTGTTTATGGCAAACCGGCTTGAGCTTCTCTCTGACACAGGACCAATTGCTGTTTTCAGAGAAGACCATGTCAGGCATGTCATCAGACCGACCAGGAATTACACCCGGTTCCTGACAGCAAGCACTCATCCTGATTTTCTTCAGAATGGTCTGGACCGCGAGCAGCTGTTTGATCATTTCTGGCTGGCAACGAAGCGGGTAGATAAGTTTGCAGATTTTATCCGTTTTGAATGTGAGGATCTCTTGAACCAGGATGTTCCTTATTTTTCATTTCAGTTTGGAGGGACGAGTCTTTTTGACAGCAGAGGAAGCGAGATTGAAAGCTTTTACAGTCAATCGGGCATGGACCTCGTGTTCGACCGTGTGAAAAATCTATCAGAGAACGACTGCAGCAAACAAATGAGATACATTCGAATGTCTGTCATGACACTGCTGAAAAAACCGGAATCACACAAACCCATGGGAACTGTTTATCTGAATGAGGGTTATCCTGTACAGCAGGCGGCTGAATTTTTAAAGGCAGCAGCTGAAATTGGCGATGAACTGGTGCAGACCGCATTTTATGATCAAGAAAATCACGAGGCTGTCTGGATTGGGCTCTCGCTTGACCAGCATGGGGGATTGATCTGTTCTCCTCTCGGTCCCGGACTTTATGATGGGACGCTTGGAATCATCCTGTTCCTGGCACAGCTCTCTGAAGAAACAGGTAATCCCGTTTACAGGCAATACGCAGAAGCCGGGCTTGCGGGTGTGACGAAAACAATATCGGAATCCGCAGAGCCGCTGTCCATTTCAGCCTATCATGGGTATTCTTCTGTCCAATATACTCTCGCAAGCTTAGGGGTAATTTGGAAGGACCAGGGGCTCATTGACAGAGCATCTTCTTATCATACAAAGATTAAAGAACTGGCCGAAAAGAACGAAACAGCCGATTTTCTTGGAGGTACAGCAGGAGCACTTCTTGTGGCGCTGCAATTGTATCGTCTAACGTCTCAAAAAGAAGCACTGGATACTGCCGAGCATCTGGCGGAGTGCCTTGCCCCTCATGTGAAGGAGAAGCTTGAGAAGGGGATGTGGACCGGCCTTTCCCACGGTGCAAGCGGCTATGCCTGGCCGCTGCTTGAGCTGTTCAAGGAAACAGGAAACCGGACTTATTATGAGCTTGCAGAGAGCCTGATTGATTTTGAACAAGCCCATTTTCTCCCTTCTGAACAAAACTGGAAGGACCTTCGAGGTCAAGACGGCAAAACGCAGCCGGTATTTTGGTGCCACGGAGCCCCAGGTATTGGACTTGCAAGAAAGAAAATGCTGGAAGGACTGGAGGGCGGCACTTTACATGAAAAGCTCAGCAAAGACTTAACAGCCGCCATCAATAAAACGCGCTCGGCAGGATTTGGTGTAAGCCATAGCTTATGTCACGGAGATTTCGGCAATCTTGATATATTATTATCGGCGGCTGGCGGAGATGTCAGCGAGTGGAGAAAGATTGGGAAGTCATCCTTGGACTTTGGCAAACAGGCCGGATGGTCGTATGGACTCCATGAGAAAGCAGAACTTCTCGGTCTGATGCTTGGCTTGGCCGGAATCGGATATGGATTGCTCAGGCTCTGGAATCCATTGCTTCCATCAGTGCTGGCACTTGAATGGCCGGATAGAAAGGTGATGTAG
- the safA gene encoding SafA/ExsA family spore coat assembly protein, with product MKTLKSFSLMLLVVALAFGFSSQASAASTYTVKSGDTMWKIASKYQVGVSELIKANPNVKNANMIYPGQSLNIPSGSAYQSMESEVVTLVNKERAKYGLKPLAANWEVARVARYKSEDMRDKNYFSHTSPTYGSPFDMMKSFGIQYSYAGENIAAGQTTAQSVVTAWMNSEGHRKNILSSNFKEIGVGYAKGGSYGHYWTQMFISK from the coding sequence ATGAAAACACTTAAATCTTTTTCTCTTATGTTGTTGGTTGTCGCTCTGGCCTTTGGATTCAGCAGTCAAGCAAGTGCTGCAAGTACATACACAGTTAAAAGCGGGGATACGATGTGGAAAATCGCATCGAAGTATCAGGTTGGCGTTTCTGAATTGATTAAAGCCAATCCAAATGTTAAGAATGCTAATATGATCTATCCAGGACAGTCTCTTAACATCCCTTCTGGAAGCGCTTATCAAAGCATGGAAAGCGAAGTGGTTACGCTTGTGAATAAAGAGCGTGCCAAATACGGTTTAAAGCCGCTTGCCGCCAACTGGGAGGTTGCCCGTGTTGCACGGTACAAATCAGAAGATATGCGTGACAAAAACTACTTCAGTCACACATCCCCTACATACGGCTCTCCATTTGATATGATGAAGAGCTTTGGCATTCAGTACAGCTATGCAGGTGAGAACATTGCTGCCGGACAGACTACAGCTCAAAGTGTTGTAACTGCCTGGATGAACAGCGAAGGACACCGCAAAAACATTCTGTCTTCTAATTTCAAGGAAATCGGTGTTGGGTACGCCAAAGGCGGATCTTACGGCCACTATTGGACGCAGATGTTTATCAGCAAATAA
- a CDS encoding type 2 lanthipeptide synthetase LanM family protein — MHKKAYISERLNPQGGDPRFGQKRLEYWSRFFRSDPALLLEAVQKLSGQTERELRILAAADSWEVFVPASICDFPKDNQTLDKLLKEIPFYPVLLPFLNKSYHFIHTSGLTRSLSAAAKDELILHLAEELIQICYPTLVLELNVARLSGKLNGGTPEERYEFFIHKILPDPEFFQALSEEYPVLFRMLESKSENWMHFLKETLIHFTSDHSALEAVFSKEEKLGVLNRLELGHGDTHQKGKTVAIAEFSSGLKIVYKPRPFGIDEKFRDLLDWFNSKAAPRHQLLTPKVLNKGSYGYAKFIHHHSCSNEKEIEHFYGRLGAQLAVLYCLNAVDFHHENIIAAGDQPVLIDLESLFHLYIGNSPESLSAEEKAVSILNRSVQSTGILPAPIYYRDNPRAKGMDVSGMSGRDDQQSPYKVSKIIGRKTDEMRIGKDYVTIAAEKNRPFLNGKSVEVYPYVNCFEEGFSQIYHLLMEHREELKEQLMLFAEIPVRRILRPTAVYGELLRNSMHPDFLRDGLDRDIFLHRVWLDTKGRTELTQTSASEKEDLLNGDIPYFLARPGDCDLRDSCGRTISGFFENSPLDQVLDKVSSLSEDDLAQQLKVIHLSILASDANEMADAMELNPYQKEDLTFHDLQFQEESERIGRYLIRTAIEGDSGKDCTWISTVLEGDSELAWRISPVGPDFYNGNPGIALYLGYLWKVTGKTVYKDAALKTIQPVLDRMALWQEHPEWSVGAYSGNGGSLYAVHELSVLFSDSMLEQAWKNALQPYIAMIPNDRLYDFIGGTAGAFAVLFSIYEQSGSPKALKGAESCIRHLQNHAIQVPEGIGWRSPFDDHLLTGFSHGVSGIIASMARWHAFSKDSSVTEYIEKGLAYERNFYSESERNWVTPGRGTTSNAWCHGAPGILLSRLILMESGFSSIQVQEEIKTALSTTIEKGFGNNRSFCHGDFGQLEILRYAEKILKQPSIGLVISQIETQLLSHMKEKPWNKGLTRGMENTGLLIGIAGVGYGLLQSFAPNLLPSLLQLRSLNVNSLENRLARGGEKHV; from the coding sequence ATGCATAAAAAAGCTTATATAAGCGAAAGACTTAATCCTCAAGGAGGAGATCCCCGCTTCGGACAGAAGCGGCTGGAGTACTGGAGCCGCTTTTTCAGGTCCGACCCTGCACTATTATTGGAAGCTGTGCAGAAGCTTTCCGGCCAAACAGAACGAGAACTTCGTATCCTTGCAGCGGCAGACAGCTGGGAGGTTTTCGTCCCCGCTTCGATCTGCGATTTTCCAAAGGACAATCAAACGCTGGACAAGTTACTGAAAGAGATACCGTTTTACCCAGTTCTGCTCCCGTTTTTAAACAAGTCTTATCACTTCATACATACGAGCGGCCTTACTCGATCATTATCCGCTGCAGCCAAGGATGAACTAATCCTTCATCTCGCTGAAGAATTGATACAAATCTGCTACCCTACCCTTGTTCTTGAGCTGAATGTAGCCAGGCTTTCGGGAAAACTGAACGGCGGCACACCGGAGGAACGCTATGAATTCTTTATTCATAAGATTCTTCCTGATCCTGAATTTTTTCAGGCTTTGTCAGAGGAATATCCGGTCCTTTTCCGGATGCTTGAATCGAAGTCTGAAAACTGGATGCACTTTTTAAAGGAAACGCTGATCCATTTCACTTCCGACCACTCTGCACTTGAAGCCGTTTTTTCGAAAGAGGAAAAGCTTGGGGTACTAAATCGCCTGGAACTCGGTCATGGAGACACTCATCAAAAAGGAAAAACAGTGGCAATTGCTGAATTCAGCTCAGGACTCAAGATTGTGTACAAGCCGCGGCCATTTGGAATTGATGAGAAATTCCGTGATCTCCTTGATTGGTTCAATTCAAAAGCCGCCCCCCGCCATCAGCTGCTGACACCGAAGGTACTAAACAAAGGATCTTACGGTTATGCCAAATTTATCCATCACCACTCCTGTTCAAACGAAAAAGAAATTGAACATTTTTACGGAAGACTTGGCGCACAGCTAGCCGTTCTCTACTGCTTGAATGCTGTTGACTTTCATCACGAAAACATTATTGCAGCCGGGGATCAGCCTGTACTGATTGACCTCGAATCCTTATTTCATCTATACATCGGCAATAGCCCCGAATCACTTTCAGCCGAAGAAAAAGCAGTGTCCATCCTGAACCGGTCCGTTCAGTCAACAGGTATCCTTCCTGCCCCAATCTACTATCGTGACAATCCGCGCGCCAAAGGAATGGACGTCAGCGGAATGAGCGGGCGGGACGATCAGCAGTCCCCCTATAAGGTTTCTAAGATTATTGGCAGAAAAACGGATGAAATGAGGATTGGCAAGGATTATGTAACGATTGCTGCAGAAAAAAACAGACCGTTCCTAAACGGCAAATCGGTTGAAGTCTATCCTTACGTAAACTGCTTTGAAGAGGGCTTTAGCCAGATCTATCACCTGCTGATGGAGCATCGAGAGGAGCTGAAGGAACAGCTGATGCTGTTTGCCGAGATCCCGGTCAGAAGGATTTTGCGGCCGACAGCTGTCTACGGTGAGCTGCTCCGGAACAGCATGCATCCTGATTTTCTTCGGGACGGACTGGACCGCGACATCTTTCTCCACCGGGTATGGCTGGACACTAAAGGCCGTACGGAGCTGACACAAACCTCTGCATCAGAAAAAGAAGATCTGCTCAATGGGGATATCCCATATTTTCTGGCCCGTCCGGGAGACTGTGACCTCCGTGACAGCTGTGGCCGGACCATCTCCGGTTTTTTTGAAAACTCACCGCTTGATCAAGTATTGGATAAGGTCTCTTCCCTTTCTGAGGATGATCTTGCCCAGCAGCTGAAAGTGATTCATTTATCCATTTTGGCGAGCGATGCGAATGAAATGGCAGACGCCATGGAACTTAATCCTTATCAAAAGGAAGACCTCACCTTTCATGACCTCCAGTTTCAGGAAGAGAGCGAGCGGATTGGACGCTACTTAATTAGAACGGCAATTGAGGGAGACAGTGGAAAAGACTGTACATGGATCAGTACAGTGCTTGAGGGGGACAGCGAGCTTGCATGGAGAATTTCGCCGGTAGGCCCAGATTTTTATAACGGAAATCCAGGAATCGCCCTGTACCTTGGTTATCTTTGGAAAGTAACGGGTAAGACAGTCTATAAAGATGCTGCTTTGAAAACAATTCAACCGGTCCTTGACCGAATGGCTCTATGGCAAGAACACCCTGAATGGAGTGTCGGAGCTTACAGCGGAAACGGCGGAAGCCTTTACGCTGTTCATGAATTGTCGGTCCTGTTCTCTGATTCCATGCTTGAACAAGCATGGAAAAATGCTCTGCAGCCGTACATCGCCATGATTCCAAATGACAGGCTGTATGATTTTATCGGAGGTACTGCCGGTGCTTTCGCCGTTTTATTTTCCATATATGAACAGTCTGGGAGTCCAAAGGCTCTCAAAGGAGCAGAATCCTGTATTCGACACTTGCAAAATCATGCCATACAGGTTCCAGAAGGAATTGGCTGGAGATCTCCTTTTGACGACCATCTTCTAACTGGTTTTTCCCATGGAGTATCTGGAATAATTGCCTCCATGGCAAGATGGCATGCCTTTTCAAAGGATTCTTCTGTAACGGAATATATTGAAAAAGGGCTTGCCTATGAAAGGAATTTCTATTCAGAATCAGAGCGCAACTGGGTGACACCCGGACGCGGCACTACGTCAAATGCATGGTGCCATGGAGCACCTGGAATCTTATTAAGCAGGCTCATCCTCATGGAGTCAGGCTTTAGCAGTATTCAAGTTCAGGAAGAAATCAAAACTGCGCTATCCACCACCATTGAAAAAGGATTCGGCAACAACCGTTCATTTTGCCATGGCGATTTTGGGCAGCTGGAGATTCTCCGGTACGCAGAAAAAATTCTTAAACAGCCTTCCATCGGCCTGGTGATCAGTCAAATTGAAACACAGCTTTTGTCCCACATGAAAGAAAAGCCATGGAATAAAGGATTAACAAGAGGTATGGAAAACACAGGCCTTCTAATCGGCATTGCTGGAGTTGGATACGGGCTTCTTCAAAGCTTCGCCCCAAACCTGCTGCCCTCTCTGCTTCAACTCCGGTCTCTGAATGTAAACAGCCTTGAGAACAGATTGGCCAGAGGAGGTGAAAAACATGTATAA
- a CDS encoding class II lanthipeptide, LchA2/BrtA2 family: protein MTNFVRAMRNPEFRSTVEGFNHPAGAVNEEELKQLAGAGDVNTETTPSSFPCIGITVTLSVNFCPTSACSNDC, encoded by the coding sequence ATGACAAATTTTGTCCGCGCAATGAGAAACCCTGAGTTCCGTTCTACTGTTGAAGGATTCAACCACCCGGCTGGTGCTGTTAACGAAGAAGAATTGAAACAGCTTGCAGGAGCAGGAGATGTAAATACTGAGACTACGCCATCTTCATTTCCGTGTATTGGAATTACTGTTACTCTTTCTGTTAACTTCTGCCCGACAAGCGCTTGCTCGAACGATTGCTGA
- a CDS encoding AI-2E family transporter: protein MKQASPRVGTFKRFILNNRFVLFLLILLLIGLNILVFMQVSFIFTPIEVLIKTILLPIVLASIVYYLLNPVVNFFERKGVRRVYSILLLFVVIAGLLTILIVSVIPFLKTQVLSLIDSFPQYTRDVELLVMQVVGSEFVFQAQKTLNINVADLSRQVSEQASTIINNMFAGIGNIVGIVKDFILAIVTLPFILFYLLKDGKKLGPYVLKFLPVNLRSSSFKVMHEMNQQISSYIRGQIIVSFCIGALMYVGFLIIGLEYASLLALIAAFTSVVPYLGPAIAITPAFIIALVTSPFMVLKLIIVWTVVQLIEGKFISPQIMGRNLHIHPITIIFVILTAGNLFGVIGIILAVPGYAVLKVIVTHLFEWMKIRSNMYEQKRID from the coding sequence ATGAAGCAGGCAAGCCCGAGAGTAGGTACGTTTAAGAGGTTTATCCTTAATAATAGATTTGTTCTGTTTCTTCTGATTCTGCTTTTGATTGGATTAAACATTCTTGTCTTTATGCAGGTATCGTTTATTTTTACGCCAATTGAAGTGCTTATTAAAACCATCCTTCTGCCGATTGTTCTGGCATCGATTGTGTATTATCTGCTGAATCCGGTGGTGAATTTTTTTGAGCGGAAGGGAGTACGGAGAGTTTATTCGATCTTACTTTTGTTTGTTGTGATTGCAGGGCTCCTCACGATTCTGATTGTGTCGGTCATCCCGTTTTTAAAGACGCAGGTTCTGAGCCTGATTGACAGTTTCCCTCAGTACACAAGGGATGTGGAACTGCTCGTCATGCAGGTGGTCGGAAGCGAATTTGTGTTTCAGGCGCAAAAAACGCTGAACATTAATGTAGCGGATTTATCCAGGCAGGTGTCTGAACAGGCATCTACCATCATCAACAACATGTTTGCAGGAATCGGGAATATTGTCGGCATTGTAAAGGATTTTATTCTGGCGATTGTCACGCTGCCGTTCATTTTGTTCTATCTTTTAAAGGACGGCAAAAAACTTGGACCGTACGTTCTGAAATTTTTGCCTGTCAACCTGAGAAGCTCTTCATTTAAGGTCATGCATGAAATGAACCAGCAGATCAGTTCCTACATCCGCGGCCAGATCATCGTCAGCTTCTGCATTGGAGCGCTTATGTATGTCGGTTTTCTGATTATCGGTCTGGAATATGCTTCCCTTCTTGCCCTGATTGCGGCATTTACAAGCGTTGTCCCGTATCTTGGACCGGCGATTGCGATTACACCCGCTTTTATTATTGCGCTTGTCACTTCACCGTTTATGGTTCTGAAGCTGATCATCGTATGGACCGTCGTTCAGCTGATCGAAGGGAAATTTATTTCTCCGCAGATTATGGGGCGGAACCTTCATATCCACCCGATAACGATTATTTTCGTGATTTTGACGGCTGGAAATCTTTTCGGCGTTATCGGAATTATTCTTGCTGTACCTGGATATGCCGTGCTCAAAGTCATAGTGACTCATCTTTTTGAATGGATGAAGATCCGTAGCAACATGTATGAGCAGAAAAGGATTGATTAA
- a CDS encoding DUF4177 domain-containing protein codes for MYKYHFEKISMNPLTGKPKEDYREKVIQFANEGWRLHQMFAPPAYAGGQSAFIELVFEKEE; via the coding sequence ATGTATAAATACCATTTTGAAAAGATCTCTATGAACCCGCTTACCGGGAAACCAAAAGAAGATTACAGGGAAAAAGTCATCCAATTTGCAAATGAAGGCTGGAGGCTTCATCAAATGTTTGCTCCCCCTGCCTACGCAGGAGGACAGTCAGCCTTTATTGAACTGGTTTTTGAAAAAGAAGAATAA
- a CDS encoding plantaricin C family lantibiotic, translated as MTATAIIQSWKNPMARFEEAANPAGDILAELNEQDLAAIAGGCDWWNVSCNIGNQGGFCTLTKECQKNCN; from the coding sequence ATGACAGCAACAGCAATCATTCAGTCCTGGAAAAATCCAATGGCACGTTTTGAAGAGGCAGCAAACCCGGCTGGAGACATCCTGGCTGAATTAAACGAACAGGATCTGGCAGCAATCGCAGGAGGCTGTGACTGGTGGAATGTCAGCTGCAACATTGGAAACCAAGGCGGATTCTGCACACTGACTAAAGAGTGCCAAAAAAACTGCAACTAA
- the guaC gene encoding GMP reductase: MENVFDYEDIQLIPAKCVVNSRSECDTTIALGNHTFKLPVVPANMQTIIDETIAVNLAENGYFYIMHRFQPEKRSAFIQDMKSRGLIASISVGVKEEEYGFIEELAAANLVPDYITIDIAHGHSNAVIEMIKHIKKHLPESFVIAGNVGTPEAVRELEHAGADATKVGIGPGKVCITKIKTGFGTGGWQLAALRWCAKAATKPIIADGGIRTHGDIAKSVRFGASMVMIGSLFAGHEESPGETIEMDGKLFKEYFGSASEFQKGEKKNVEGKKMYVEHKGSLKDTLTEMEQDLQSSISYAGGTKLDAIRTVDYVVVKNSIFNGDKVY, translated from the coding sequence ATGGAAAATGTATTTGATTATGAAGATATTCAATTAATACCTGCAAAATGTGTTGTGAACAGCCGTTCTGAGTGTGACACAACCATCGCTCTTGGAAACCATACATTCAAACTTCCTGTCGTACCTGCCAATATGCAGACGATTATTGATGAAACGATTGCTGTAAATCTTGCAGAAAACGGCTACTTCTACATCATGCACCGTTTTCAGCCTGAGAAAAGAAGCGCGTTCATCCAGGATATGAAATCACGCGGCCTGATTGCTTCAATCAGCGTCGGTGTTAAAGAGGAAGAGTACGGCTTTATTGAAGAACTTGCGGCTGCCAATCTGGTGCCTGATTATATTACGATTGATATTGCCCACGGCCACTCAAATGCTGTGATTGAAATGATCAAGCATATTAAAAAGCACCTTCCTGAAAGCTTTGTCATCGCAGGCAACGTTGGAACTCCGGAAGCAGTAAGAGAGCTTGAGCACGCCGGCGCTGACGCGACAAAGGTCGGAATCGGCCCGGGCAAAGTGTGCATCACGAAAATCAAAACAGGCTTTGGAACAGGCGGCTGGCAGCTGGCTGCACTTCGCTGGTGTGCAAAGGCGGCAACGAAGCCAATCATCGCAGACGGCGGCATCCGCACACATGGAGACATTGCGAAGTCCGTTCGATTTGGAGCATCCATGGTCATGATCGGTTCCCTGTTCGCAGGACATGAGGAGTCTCCTGGCGAAACCATCGAAATGGACGGAAAGCTTTTCAAAGAATACTTCGGATCAGCTTCTGAATTCCAAAAAGGCGAAAAGAAAAATGTAGAAGGTAAAAAAATGTACGTCGAGCACAAAGGCTCACTGAAGGACACTCTCACCGAAATGGAGCAGGACCTTCAGTCATCGATCTCCTATGCAGGCGGAACAAAACTTGATGCGATCCGCACGGTGGATTATGTTGTCGTGAAAAATTCGATCTTTAATGGGGATAAGGTTTATTAA
- a CDS encoding organic hydroperoxide resistance protein, which translates to MSEALFTTSVTAVGGREGKVHSSNDVINMDIAMPGSPRADRVPNATNPEQLFAAGYAACFDGALQHMARKEKVKFDSEVTANVSFLKDESDGGFKLAVKLDVKGTGIEKDKLEDLVHKAHEFCPYSKATRGNIDVTLEAQA; encoded by the coding sequence ATGTCAGAAGCGTTATTTACTACATCAGTTACAGCAGTAGGCGGACGGGAAGGAAAAGTCCATTCATCCAATGATGTCATCAACATGGATATTGCCATGCCGGGCTCACCGAGAGCAGACAGAGTGCCGAATGCAACAAATCCTGAGCAGCTGTTTGCAGCGGGATATGCGGCCTGCTTCGACGGCGCCCTTCAGCATATGGCAAGAAAAGAAAAAGTGAAGTTTGATTCTGAGGTAACGGCCAATGTCAGCTTTCTGAAAGACGAGTCGGACGGAGGCTTCAAGCTCGCGGTAAAACTCGACGTAAAGGGAACCGGCATTGAAAAGGACAAGCTTGAAGATCTTGTGCATAAAGCTCATGAATTCTGCCCGTATTCAAAGGCGACAAGAGGAAATATTGATGTGACGCTTGAAGCGCAGGCTTAA